The nucleotide window AAACCAACTCAAGCCATACTCAAAATCGTATACTTCCTCATATAATGAGATCAGCCTGCTTACTCCTCCAGTATTAAAGGATATATAATCAGAATATGATTCCTTTCTTTTTTGATGCACATACCCGTCTAAATCCTGAAAAAACATTGAAGGATCTCTACTAATTGGATCTCTTACCAACGTAATGACTTTAAGCTTTTTATTTTTAGCTCCGAGCCTTAACAGAAATCTCTTAATACCATAGTATATAAAATCATATACTGGGGCTTTAATATTATTCCTTTGCAAATATTTATCATTTGGATTACCTCCATACAACGTATGAATATGTTCAACACAATCGTCCCCAATTGCCCCGCAAACTGCATCAGAGCCAACCTTACCCATCTGATATATAAGATAAAACTCTTTTCTTTTATACTTTCTATAGTCACAAAACAACTTCGATAACATTATAACCGCCTAAACAAAAATACCGACCTTCAGCATTAATATGAAAATCACTATCATTTAATAAAACATAGAAGACCGGCAGCACTTCTAAACAATTCATCTAAAACATATATAATATATTCAATACAAGCTTAGTCTTATAAAACTGTTTCAAATATACAACTACTCACTTTATTTACATAAAAAATCAGTATATCTCTTTTGACAATAAGCTCAACGGCGTCTTAATCAATATCTTAATATCCAGCCCCAACGACCAGTTATTGATATACGCCAGATCTAGCTCAACCCGTTTTTCCATCTTATCCAGGGTTTCTGTTTCGCCCCGACAGCCGCTAATTTGTGCCAGGCCCGTTATACCCGGTTTAATTCGGTGCCGGGCCAGATAAGCATTCACTTTATCGGAGTAGTAATCGTTATGTGCCACTGCATGAGGACGGGGGCCGACCAGTGACATGCTGCCCTGCAAGACATTGATAAACTGAGGCAGTTCATCAATTGAGGTTCTGCGGATAAAGGCGCCGATTCTGGTTACCCTGGAGTCACCTTTGGTGGCCTGCTTAACCTCAGTATCGTTATGCAGGTGCATACTGCGGAACTTCCAGACCTGTATTATCTTACCATCCAGGCCGTGTCTTTCCTGTTTAAAGAATACCGGGCCTTCTGATTCACGTTTAATCAGTATCGCGATGATCAGCATCAGCGGGCTGAATAACAACAGAGCCAGGGCCGCTAACACCCGGTCCATCACGCCCTTAACCACGATATGGCTTCGCCGGGAGGTCACCGGGCTTTCATTCAGTGTTATCAGCGGCATTCCGGCCACCTCACTGATCGAGTGGTTCAGCAGATTCAGGCCAAAAATATCCGGCACCCAGATAACATCGACATTCATATCCAGCAGATCAATATGCATCGCTTCGATAATTTCGGACTCTGACACCGGCAGGGCGATATAGATGCGGCGAATGTTGTAATCCTTGATCACCTGCCTGAGGTTTTCTGCCCGGCCTAACAAGGGGCGCGGCAGATTCTCGGTCTCGTCTTCAGCTGACAGATCGTCATCTGACTTTACAAAGCCAACCACCCGGTCAGCCAGGCTGTTATCAAGGTTAAGGTTATTCACCAGTTTTATCGCCACATCGCCGGTGCCAATAACCAGCGTCGCGATTTCGCGGGGAAAGATCACTTTATAGTGTGTATACAGTGCGCCCAATGCAATCATACTGATCAACTGGAGCACGAACCCGACAACGGCCCACTCAAGCAGCACTTCGCGGGAGAAGCTTTCACCATTTTTCGTCACAAAGCCGATCAACGCTAACAGCAACAGCACATAGAACCAGCCGGTGAGCAGACGAAACGCTCTTTTATAGAAACCATAGGCGCGGTTATAGACACCCCGACGACGGTAGATCACCGAGACACAGAAGAGAGAAAGCACCACCAGCAGACGGTAGTTGGCGGGAATATCACCGATTTTCAGAAAGGTGAAGAAAAACAGCGTGGCCGAAATAATCAGCAGATCCGCGCAGTGCTGCACCCAGAACAGAATTGATTCGTTGGTGTTAAACAACCGGCGCTTGTGCGTCATCAGGCCGCTGCTATTGAGCGTGACTTTTTCATTCATTGTTGTGCATAGTCCTGAATATCCATACCTGTAACTGACATACCTGTCATTCCCTGAAAGTACTGAAACACTGAACAATTGTGACTGTTATTAGCGACAACGCCTGTATGCCTTAACAGGCGCCATTATGCCTCATAACGCATCTGAAAAAGAACAAAATGGGTAATGTTTTTTTATCAGCACCTCTCATTTTGTTTACACACTCAGAAGCCGAATGCTATATTCCTCATCAGTTCACTTAAATAGAAAGGCCGTAAGGTCAGTATAAGGAGTTTAAAACTATGCGCCGACTCGTAATTGGTGTTGTTGCAGGGATGTTGTTGCCGTTGTCCCCTGCTTTTGCAGAAGCTGATGCTGCGATCGTTAGTCAGGTTCAGGCTGCCACTCAGGAAGCCTCTACCCCAGAACAGATCGCAGCGGCTGTCCAGCAGATGCTGGAAGGTGCTGAAACGCCAGAACAACAGCAAGCTATTCTGACTGCGGCTATGAGCCTCTACGCTTCTAACCAGGATGCACTTTCATCCATTGGTACTGCGGCCAAAAATGCCGGCGTTCCTACAAATACAATTGTTGCATCCGCTAAAGATGCTGGTGTCAGCCCTGCTGTTGCAGTGGGTGTAGGCATTCCAGGTTCCAACGGAACACCTGTAGCGCCTCCTAGCACCAGTGGAGGCTCAGGCGGTGGTACAGCCAGCCCAAGCTGATCCATACCTGTTGATAAAAAGCGCTTAATTGCGCTTTTTTGCTTTCTGCGGTTTACGCCGCTATCGATCAGTCCATAAGGATTTAACCGTTGAGCAGTCTATCGGTATCGCACAAAGCAGATACCTCTCTTTTTTACGCTTATCTGGCATTACTGGTCTGGCTTCCCCTGCCCCTTGGCAGCAACCGGCCCTGGGCTGTCAGTTTCATGTCGGTGATGGTATTTGCGCTGCTGGCATGCTGGCTTATCCTGCATATTCGCAAACAGCTGACGACCGGTACCGCGTTCTCCCAAAGCCTGCCGATGCTTGGCTTGCTGCTGACAGCCCCTCTGTGGGCTGAGCTTCAGCTGACACTGGATCTGTCCATTGACCCGGCAAACACCTTGCAGAGCTCGCTGCTGGGATTCGCCCTGACGGGCCTGTTCAGTCTCACCCTGCTGATGGTTCGCAGTAAACAGCGGATCAGGCTGCTATGTTATGCCTTGGTGGGCAGCGGCCTGTTTCAGGCCCTGTATGGCAGCATGATGACCCTGACCGGCATTGAGTATCTGTTTTTTGTGCCCAAAGAGTCTTATTTCGGTACAGCCACCGGAACCTTTGTCAACCGTAATCACCTGGCGGGTTATCTGGTGCTGACGCTATCAGTCGGCATCGGGCTGATGATCTCGACTCTGGATGGTGAGAGCGCGAGTAACTGGCGGGATTTTTTCAGACGTATTCTGACCACCCTGCTGGGCAATAAAGCCCGATTGCGGATTATTCTGGTAATCATGGTGGCCGGACTGGTGATGACCCACTCCCGTATGGGCAACACCGCCTTTTTTGCCAGCCTGGCCATCGCCGGAGTATTGGCCCTGCTGCTGAGTAAACGTTCCACCAAAGCCACCATTATTCTTATTGGCAGCCTGATTATTATTGATATTTTTGTTGTCGGCACCTTCTTTGGCGTCGAGAAGGTGGTTCAGCGGCTAGAAAATAGTAGCGAAGCATCAGAGACCCGGGATGAAGTAAACACTTACACTCTCGGCGCTATCCAGGACAATCTGCTGACGGGTAGCGGCGCAGGCACCTACTACACCAACTTCCCGGCTTATCGTCAGTATGATGCTGGTCGCGGTTTCTACGACCATGCCCACAATGATTATTTCGAGTTCGCCAGTGATTATGGCGTGGTGGTGACCAGCTGCCTGATGCTGGCGGTGCTATGGGCCTTTATATCGGCGATAAGGGCACAGATAAAACGTAAAACAGCACTGATGCGCGGCATCGCGTTTAGTGCAACCATGGCCATTATCGCGCTGGCGATGCATTCCACCGTTGATTTTAATCTGCAGATACCCGCCAATGCCGCCACCTTTGTAGTGATACTGGCATTGGGGCAGATATCGCTGTATCAGAAAAGCAGGAGGCGATAGAGCCGGGGTTTGTTGCCCGAGCACTTTGCTTGTTTGAAGTTCGAAAAAGGCGATTAACCATCGCGGCTGGCACCCAGAGGGCATACTAAAACCGCTCCTACGAATTATACCCCTACCTGTAGGAGCCCCGTTAGCATGCGGGGCGATTAAACCCTTCGCGGCTAGAAGCCGCTCCTACAATCCATCCATACCGTAGGCGCCCCATCCCGGGGCGATAAACCAAATACACTCCACACCGTAGGAGCCCCGTCCCGGGGCGATAAACCAAATACATTCCACACCGTAGGAGCCCCGTTAGCATGCCCTTTGGGTACCCGGGGCGATAAAAACTATCGCGGCGAGACGCCGCTCCTACACTAAACAGGATCTGCTCTAGGGAATATGAATATCCGCTTCGGGGCAGATCTTGCTTAACTCCCTTCTTAACGCCCACTTAGCTTCGCTATCCCCATGTACGATGCGTATCTCTTTCGGTTTGTGGTGCATTCTTTTAACGAAGTTGATCAGGTCTTTCTGGTCGGCATGGGCTGAGTAGCCACCGATGGTATGCACGCCTGCGTTTATCTCTGTTTTCTCGTTATCCAGATAGACATAACCACCGGACGGGCCATATTTCTGGATATCACGGCCCGGGGTGCCCTCCGCCTGATAGCCTACAAACAGAACATCGGTGCGCGGATCAGGGAGCAGCGCTTTCAGGTAGTTAACGATGCGTCCACCCGCGCACATGCCACTGGCCGCAATAACAATGGCTGGCCGACCACTGTTTTTAAGATAGTTCACCAGTTTCAGATGCTGACGGTGCGAGTCGACAGTGATCAGTTGAGCAAAGTTGAGTGGATGCCGTCCATCTCCTCTGCGGGCTTTGGCTTCTGCATCCCAGAGATCGCTGAGGTTCCGATAGTGTTTGGTAAACTTTGCCGCCAGCGGTGAATCGACAATCACATCAAGCGCTTCCCAGGCAGTCCCTTTCTGACTGTGGATAATACCTTCCAGCTCGTAGAGTAGCTCCTGGGTTCTGCCGATACTGAACGCAGGTATCAATACAGTCCCCGCATCTTTCAGACAGTGCCGGATAATCTGTTGAAGATTTTTTCGCCGTTCACGACGGCTTTCATGAAGCCTGTCGCCATAGGTGCTTTCGATTATCAGCCGGTCTGCCCGCCAGGGTGATTTGGGGGCCGGTAATAATGGCGCATAGGGCGCACCCAGATCTCCGGAGAACAGAATAATTTCTTTATTGTACTCAAACTCGATATACGCCGACCCCAGAATATGACCGGCGGGTTTAAACCTGAACCGCAGACCACTGACCGGGTTTGCCGGATACCATTGTTTATAATCCACCGGCTGAATCAGTTTTTCCACCAGCTTAATAAACTGACTGATCAGTTTTTTATTACGCGTAACACCGATTTTCATCGCGTCCTCCAACACCAGCGGCAGCAATTGGGCGGTCGCTCTGGAGGCGAATATCGGGCCGTTAAATCCCGCCGCAATCAGCGAAGGGATACGACCGACATGATCGATATGGCAATGGGTGATAAAGAGTGCTTTAACCGTGTCGATCGGGAAATCAAGCTGCAGATTAGACGATTCAGAACCGCTGGATTCAGCCCCCTGAAACATACCGCAATCGATAAGAACGCTGGTGTTCTTGTCTAAAACCAGTTCATGGCATGAGCCAGTAACGCCTGAAATAGCGCCGTGGTGCTTTATTTCGATCATATGAACCTCCATGTTCGTTTATATAGCCGTGTGGGAGCCCTTTTAGCATGCCCTCTGGGCATCAGAGGTGTTTAACCATCGCGGTAGGAGCCCCTTCCAGGGGCGATAAACCAAATACACTCCACACCGTAGGAGCCCCGTCCCGGGGCGATAAACCAAATACATTCCACACCGTAGGAGCCCCGTCCCGGGGCGATAAACCATCGCGGCAAGATGCCGCTCCTACAAGGGCTGGGTCTCAAACCCCTGCGTTGTAATACTCTTTATACCATTCAACAAACTTCTGCATACCGTCTTCGATGGTGGTGCTGGGTTTGAAGCCTGTCGCGGCTTGCAAACTATCAATATCAGCATAGGTAGCAGGCACGTCGCCTGGCTGCATTGGCAGGTATTCTTTTTTCGCGGTTTTACCCGCAGCGGCTTCAATCGCTTCGATAAAACGGCTGAGTTCAATCGGTTCATTGTTGCCGATGTTGTACACCCGGTAGGGAGCACTGCTGCTGTCCGGGCTGGTTCTTGGATTATTTTCATCCGCCTGGGGGATCACATCCTGAATACGGATAACGCCTTCAACGATATCGTCTACATAGGTGAAGTCGCGCAGCATCTTGCCGTGGTTGAACACCTTGATCGGGCGGTCTTCCAGGATTGCGCTGGTGAACAGGAAGGGCGCCATATCGGGGCGTCCCCAGGGACCATAGACGGTGAAGAAACGCAGGCCGGTGGTGGGAATGCCGTACAGGTGAGAATAACTGTGCGCCATCAGTTCGTTAGATTTTTTGGTTGCCGCATACAGGGACACCGGATGATCGACACCGTCAGTCGTCGAAAACGGCATTTTAGTGTTCATACCATAAACCGATGAGGATGAAGCATACACCAGATGTTTGACGTTGTTCTGACGACACCCTTCGAGGATCGTCATCATGCCGGTCAGGTTGGAATCGACATAGGCAAAGGGGTTTTCCAGTGAGTAACGCACACCGGCCTGTGCGGCCAGATGGATAACTCGGTCAAAACCACTCTCGGCAAACAGTTTAGCCATCCCTTCACGGTCGGCAAGATCCAGCTTTTTAAAGGTAAACTCAGGATACTGTTCCAGACGTTGCAGGCGGGAGTCTTTAAGCGCCGGATCGTAGTAATCATTAAGGTTATCCAGACCGATCACTTTATGGCCCGCCTGACAGAGCCGCTCGGATACAAAGTTGCCAATAAAGCCGGCTGCGCCGGTGACGAGGTAGGTTAGCTGCATATTGATGTTAGCCCGGAAGGATAAGAATTTAAGTTGGGCTAATTATCGCCGCTGGAAGCGGCTCCTACAAGTCAGGATTTATCGCGCCGGGGGGCGTTGCTCCCACATAAGCAAGTGAGACTCTGTGGGAGGCACGCCCTCGTGCCGATTTTAGCTCTGTTTAATTGAGAGGCCCCGCCCGATCGCATAGTAATTGATGCCACGATCTTCCAGGCGCTGCGGGTCGTAGAGGTTGCGGCCATCAAAGATAACCGGTTCGGCCAGCTGAGCCTTGATCAGGTCAAAATCAGGTGCACGGAAGCTTTGCCATTCGGTGCAGATCACCAGCATGTCGGCGCCGTTGAGGGCAGCTTCTTTGGTGCCCATCAGATTCAGATCTGCACGGGAGCCATAGATACGCTGTGTTTCTTCCATCGCTTCCGGGTCGAATGCCTGTACTTTTGCACCGGCTTCCCACAGCAGCTCCATCAGCACACGGCTGGACGCTTCACGCATATCATCGGTTTTAGGTTTGAATGACAGGCCCCAGAGCGCCACGGTTTTACCCGCCAGATCGCCATTGAAGTGACGGTTAATCAGTTCAAACAGTTTGGTTTTCTGTTTTGCGTTAACCGACTCTACCGCTTTCAGAATTTGCGAGTCATAACCAATCTGTTCAGAGGTTTTCACCAGCGCCTGAACATCTTTAGGGAAGCATGAGCCACCGTAGCCGCAGCCGGGATAGATAAAATGATAGCCGATCCGCTCATCGGAACCGATACCGTTGCGTACGTTTTCGATATCGGCACCGACCATCTCTGCGATATTCGCCATCTCGTTCATAAAGCTGATTTTGGTGGCCAGCATGCAGTTGGCTGCGTATTTAGTCAGCTCAGCACTGCGAATATCCATAAAGATGATACGGTCGTGATTACGGTTAAACGGCGCATACAGCTCAGTCATCACATCTTTGACGTGATCACTTTCGGTACCGATTACAATCCGGTCCGGACGCATGCAGTCACTGACTGCAGCACCTTCTTTGAGGAACTCAGGATTGGAGACCACATGAAATTCAATATCGGCGCCGCGGGCGGCCAGTGTTTCAGCTATTGTTGCTTTAACCTTATCGCCGGTGCCAACAGGCACTGTGGATTTATCGATAACAATGCGTGGCTCTGGCATGTAAGTCGCAATAGTCCTGGCCACCGCCTGTACATATTGCAGATCGGCAGAGCCATCTTCATCTGGAGGCGTCCCCACGGCGATAAACTGGATTTCACCAAACTCAACCGCGGCTTTTGCATCCGTTGTAAACAGCAGGCGACCCGCTTCGTAGTTGGACTTAACCAGCGGCGTCAGTCCTGGCTCGTAGATCGGAATGATGCCATTCTTGAGGTTTTCTACCTTCTGGGCATCCACATCCACACAGCAGACATCATGACCCACTTCAGCCAGCACTGCGGCCTGAACCAACCCTACATAACCTATACCAAAAACCGTAACTTTCATTAATTGCGTCCCTTTTAACAGCAATTACATTTGAGCAAAGTATACCCCGTTAACCGGCTGATCTTGCCAAATTAATGAGGATATCGAATCGCGTATATTATGACCGCGATGTTACCACAGGATTGCAGCAGAGCCGAGGTCCGGTGTCAGGAAGTGCAGCCCTTGTAGGAGCCCCTTTTAACATAGGGTAATTAATCATCG belongs to Amphritea atlantica and includes:
- a CDS encoding UDP-glucose/GDP-mannose dehydrogenase family protein; amino-acid sequence: MKVTVFGIGYVGLVQAAVLAEVGHDVCCVDVDAQKVENLKNGIIPIYEPGLTPLVKSNYEAGRLLFTTDAKAAVEFGEIQFIAVGTPPDEDGSADLQYVQAVARTIATYMPEPRIVIDKSTVPVGTGDKVKATIAETLAARGADIEFHVVSNPEFLKEGAAVSDCMRPDRIVIGTESDHVKDVMTELYAPFNRNHDRIIFMDIRSAELTKYAANCMLATKISFMNEMANIAEMVGADIENVRNGIGSDERIGYHFIYPGCGYGGSCFPKDVQALVKTSEQIGYDSQILKAVESVNAKQKTKLFELINRHFNGDLAGKTVALWGLSFKPKTDDMREASSRVLMELLWEAGAKVQAFDPEAMEETQRIYGSRADLNLMGTKEAALNGADMLVICTEWQSFRAPDFDLIKAQLAEPVIFDGRNLYDPQRLEDRGINYYAIGRGLSIKQS
- a CDS encoding MBL fold metallo-hydrolase, giving the protein MIEIKHHGAISGVTGSCHELVLDKNTSVLIDCGMFQGAESSGSESSNLQLDFPIDTVKALFITHCHIDHVGRIPSLIAAGFNGPIFASRATAQLLPLVLEDAMKIGVTRNKKLISQFIKLVEKLIQPVDYKQWYPANPVSGLRFRFKPAGHILGSAYIEFEYNKEIILFSGDLGAPYAPLLPAPKSPWRADRLIIESTYGDRLHESRRERRKNLQQIIRHCLKDAGTVLIPAFSIGRTQELLYELEGIIHSQKGTAWEALDVIVDSPLAAKFTKHYRNLSDLWDAEAKARRGDGRHPLNFAQLITVDSHRQHLKLVNYLKNSGRPAIVIAASGMCAGGRIVNYLKALLPDPRTDVLFVGYQAEGTPGRDIQKYGPSGGYVYLDNEKTEINAGVHTIGGYSAHADQKDLINFVKRMHHKPKEIRIVHGDSEAKWALRRELSKICPEADIHIP
- a CDS encoding NAD-dependent epimerase — translated: MQLTYLVTGAAGFIGNFVSERLCQAGHKVIGLDNLNDYYDPALKDSRLQRLEQYPEFTFKKLDLADREGMAKLFAESGFDRVIHLAAQAGVRYSLENPFAYVDSNLTGMMTILEGCRQNNVKHLVYASSSSVYGMNTKMPFSTTDGVDHPVSLYAATKKSNELMAHSYSHLYGIPTTGLRFFTVYGPWGRPDMAPFLFTSAILEDRPIKVFNHGKMLRDFTYVDDIVEGVIRIQDVIPQADENNPRTSPDSSSAPYRVYNIGNNEPIELSRFIEAIEAAAGKTAKKEYLPMQPGDVPATYADIDSLQAATGFKPSTTIEDGMQKFVEWYKEYYNAGV
- a CDS encoding undecaprenyl-phosphate glucose phosphotransferase is translated as MNEKVTLNSSGLMTHKRRLFNTNESILFWVQHCADLLIISATLFFFTFLKIGDIPANYRLLVVLSLFCVSVIYRRRGVYNRAYGFYKRAFRLLTGWFYVLLLLALIGFVTKNGESFSREVLLEWAVVGFVLQLISMIALGALYTHYKVIFPREIATLVIGTGDVAIKLVNNLNLDNSLADRVVGFVKSDDDLSAEDETENLPRPLLGRAENLRQVIKDYNIRRIYIALPVSESEIIEAMHIDLLDMNVDVIWVPDIFGLNLLNHSISEVAGMPLITLNESPVTSRRSHIVVKGVMDRVLAALALLLFSPLMLIIAILIKRESEGPVFFKQERHGLDGKIIQVWKFRSMHLHNDTEVKQATKGDSRVTRIGAFIRRTSIDELPQFINVLQGSMSLVGPRPHAVAHNDYYSDKVNAYLARHRIKPGITGLAQISGCRGETETLDKMEKRVELDLAYINNWSLGLDIKILIKTPLSLLSKEIY
- a CDS encoding O-antigen ligase family protein, with protein sequence MSVMVFALLACWLILHIRKQLTTGTAFSQSLPMLGLLLTAPLWAELQLTLDLSIDPANTLQSSLLGFALTGLFSLTLLMVRSKQRIRLLCYALVGSGLFQALYGSMMTLTGIEYLFFVPKESYFGTATGTFVNRNHLAGYLVLTLSVGIGLMISTLDGESASNWRDFFRRILTTLLGNKARLRIILVIMVAGLVMTHSRMGNTAFFASLAIAGVLALLLSKRSTKATIILIGSLIIIDIFVVGTFFGVEKVVQRLENSSEASETRDEVNTYTLGAIQDNLLTGSGAGTYYTNFPAYRQYDAGRGFYDHAHNDYFEFASDYGVVVTSCLMLAVLWAFISAIRAQIKRKTALMRGIAFSATMAIIALAMHSTVDFNLQIPANAATFVVILALGQISLYQKSRRR